A genomic window from Lotus japonicus ecotype B-129 chromosome 1, LjGifu_v1.2 includes:
- the LOC130739434 gene encoding glucan endo-1,3-beta-glucosidase-like — translation MSTILLLLGILSIGLGFTAVQSVGVCYGVNGDNLPSKQEVVDLYKANGIGGMRIYSPNEEVLEALRGSDINLILDVAGETLASLADVSAAAEWVSKFVTPYSSDVKFKYIAVGNEVHPSDNAAQFILPVMQNIQRVIWQVGLQDQIKVTTVMDSSMITNSYPPSASVFTEDAKPYIEPIINFLVQNGSPLLANVYPYFAYANDQQNIPLAYALFTQNENNDIGYGNLFDAMVDSIYSALEKSGAPNLAVVVAESGWPSEGGDGATMEIAATYYANLIGHIKSGGGTPKRPNGAIETYLFAMFDENMKPGAESERHFGLFHPDKSSKYEVGFN, via the exons ATGTCTACCATATTGCTGCTTCTGGGAATACTATCCATTGGACTAGGATTTACAG CTGTACAATCCGTCGGAGTTTGCTATGGAGTGAATGGTGACAATCTACCATCAAAGCAAGAAGTTGTGGATTTATACAAAGCAAATGGCATTGGTGGAATGCGCATATACTCCCCAAATGAAGAAGTCCTCGAAGCCCTTCGAGGTTCCGACATAAACTTGATCCTTGATGTGGCAGGGGAAACACTTGCATCTCTAGCTGATGTAAGTGCGGCCGCAGAATGGGTCAGCAAATTTGTGACGCCGTACTCATCAGATGTCAAGTTCAAGTATATTGCTGTCGGGAACGAAGTTCACCCTAGTGACAATGCTGCTCAGTTCATTCTCCCCGTCATGCAGAACATTCAGAGAGTGATTTGGCAAGTCGGCTTACAGGACCAAATCAAGGTTACGACAGTAATGGACTCGAGTATGATCACAAACTCCTACCCACCGAGTGCAAGTGTTTTCACCGAAGACGCAAAGCCATACATAGAGCCAATTATCAACTTCCTAGTGCAAAATGGGTCACCACTTCTTGCCAATGTGTACCCTTACTTTGCTTATGCTAATGATCAACAAAACATTCCTCTCGCTTATGCACTTTTCACTCAAAATGAAAACAATGACATTGGGTACGGAAATCTCTTTGATGCTATGGTGGATTCTATTTATTCTGCTTTGGAGAAATCAGGAGCACCCAATTTGGCGGTGGTTGTGGCGGAGAGTGGGTGGCCATCAGAAGGTGGAGATGGGGCTACAATGGAGATTGCAGCCACATATTATGCTAATTTGATTGGTCATATCAAGAGTGGGGGAGGGACTCCAAAGAGGCCTAATGGGGCTATTGAGACTTACTTGTTTGCTATGTTTGATGAAAACATGAAGCCTGGTGCAGAATCTGAGCGTCATTTTGGTCTCTTCCATCCTGACAAATCATCTAAATATGAAGTCGGTTTCAATTGA